From a region of the Panicum virgatum strain AP13 chromosome 2K, P.virgatum_v5, whole genome shotgun sequence genome:
- the LOC120664573 gene encoding zinc finger BED domain-containing protein RICESLEEPER 2-like: MCLTTDTWTSKQNLNYMSLTAHWIDDHWKLQKRILNFCSVADHKGETLGKRVEECLLEWGIDRLFTVTVDNASSNDKLIEYLKGVCEDWNGVVLKNKFLHVRCCAHIVNLVVKSGLEEHNHSIEKIRTAVKFVRSSSSRMKIFKKCAELEKISSRSLLNLDLETRWNANYLMLENAEKFEKAFARLEKMCKPFKKYFPDRDPPSPGDWQTARRILCFLKLFEKVTARLLASLHVTSSIVFHDIMLMRAKLLEITGGEGPTISSMAYLMKRKFDKYRKQEGNLNYLLFIAVILDPRYKLQYLGFCLELMYGPDEGKELAEKIESALNELFGYYVELVNASSSRNRGSNQYPVHINVDEEDEENPWDMLASQFERHMEEVESEPNDSELTRYLADKREKRTKEFEILYYWKVSPNKYPILSLLAKDVLDVPASTVPSESAFSTSGRIIDPLRCSLSTSTVEALICSQSWLQTSSQSTVSAREVAEEIQTYEEIREEFLSKDCIDNQEIDFTELEG, translated from the exons ATGTGCCTAACAACAGATACTTGGACCTCAAAGCAAAACTTAAACTATATGAGTCTAACAGCCCATTGGATTGATGATCACTGGAAGCTTCAGAAAAGGATCCTTAATTTCTGTTCAGTTGCAGATCACAAGGGGGAGACGCTTGGAAAACGGGTTGAAGAATGTTTGCTAGAGTGGGGTATTGATCGCCTATTCACAGTCACGGTAGACAATGCATCCTCCAATGACAAGCTAATTGAATACTTGAAGGGTGTGTGCGAAGATTGGAATGGAGTTGTGTTAAAGAACAAATTTCTTCATGTGAGGTGCTGCGCCCATATAGTCAACTTAGTCGTGAAGAGTGGACTGGAAGAACATAATCACTCTATCGAGAAGATAAGAACTGCAGTTAAATTTGTGAGGTCTTCATCATCAAGAATGAAAATCTTCAAGAAATGTGCAGAATTAGAGAAAATATCCAGCAGAAGTCTTTTGAACTTGGATTTGGAGACAAGATGGAATGCTAATTATTTAATGTTGGAGAATGCCGAAAAGTTTGAGAAAGCTTTTGCAAGATTGGAAAAAATGTGCAAGCCATTCAAAAAATACTTCCCAGACAGAGATCCTCCCAGTCCAGGTGATTGGCAAACTGCAAGGCGAATTCTGTGTTTCCTGAAACTATTTGAAAAGGTCACAGCTCGTCTCTTAGCCTCTTTACATGTAACTTCAAGCATTGTTTTCCATGACATAATGTTGATGCGTGCAAAATTACTTGAGATTACTGGAGGTGAAGGTCCAACAATATCTTCAATGGCATATCTCATGAAAAGAAAATTTGACAAGTACCGGAAACAAGAAGGCAATCTGAACTACTTATTGTTTATTGCTGTCATTTTGGATCCCAGATACAAGCTTCAATATTTAGGATTTTGCTTAGAGCTTATGTACGGACCAGATGAAGGCAAGGAACTAGCTGAGAAAATTGAATCAGCTCTTAATGAATTGTTTGGTTACTATGTTGAATTAGTTAACGCCTCTTCTTCTAGAAatagaggttcaaatcaatatCCAGTTCACATCAATGTAGATGAGGAGGATGAAGAGAATCCATGGGATATGTTAGCTTCTCAATTTGAGCGACACATGGAGGAGGTTGAGAGCGAACCAAATGATTCAGAGTTGACAAGGTATCTAGCTGATAAGCGGGAGAAGAGAACTAAAGAATTTGAAATTTTATATTATTGGAAAGTGAGCCCCAATAAGTATCCTATACTCTCCCTTTTGGCAAAGGATGTGCTTGATGTTCCGGCTTCCACGGTTCCTTCGGAGTCAGCTTTTAGCACGAGTGGACGTATTATAGATCCTCTTCGCTGCAGTTTATCAACTAGCACGGTTGAAGCTTTGATTTGCTCGCAAAGTTGGCTACAGACATCCTCTCAAAGTACAGTGAGTGCAAGAGAGGTCGCTGAAGAGATTCAAACCTATGAGGAGATTAGAGAAG AATTTCTTTCGAAGGACTGCATAGATAACCAAGAGATTG ATTTCACTGAGCTTGAAGGATAG
- the LOC120664589 gene encoding putative disease resistance protein RGA3, translated as MDVLLSAVLGELITRSINFIISKYSKPMPLDVKDCLRRLLLRAQVIIDEAMGRHITNQPMLLRLVMLSDAMHRGYYVLDAIRYQHHDEEDAKDQVVSRSSSLSIVNSVKHLCFSSRAALPLKELQETLDNLSSMIRDVNELVLYLASYPRLCSQPYSMHLQLANCMFGCQIEAQLVINFLLNTQPHGAEKLEVLPIVGPRYVGKSTLVANVCKDERVFGHFSNILFFRIHGFTDDEVATFREGCATKLQNHMSDSNKDGRLLVVVELDGDVSEEALNRLFSASRQYVPRGSKIILTSRFDNIVKFGTTKPLNLKHPSREAYWYFFKTLTFGSTDPEMHPRLTHLAMEIAKVQRSCFLDASIVARLLRDNFNGLFWSKVLAFFRCFIQQRVSRFGQHPFDLLGENRIAHIGRMAAPSEDVVIYHQHQRSSEEEVPKIRMDDVIYGSVKPHGKFEVLVWKSQIPPYYSHVYTCEIPAIKNTGAKRKRSMGRGM; from the coding sequence ATGGACGTTCTCCTCTCTGCAGTCCTTGGTGAGTTGATCACTAGATCCATAAATTTTATCATCAGCAAATACTCCAAGCCCATGCCACTGGATGTGAAGGATTGCCTGCGCAGGCTCCTGCTCCGGGCACAAGTGATCATCGACGAGGCCATGGGACGGCACATCACAAACCAACCcatgctcctccggctggttaTGCTAAGCGATGCCATGCACCGAGGCTACTACGTGCTCGACGCTATCAGATACCAACATCATGATGAGGAGGATGCCAAAGATCAGGTTGTGAGTCGCTCTTCGTCTCTGTCTATAGTAAATTCTGTAAAGCACCTATGTTTCTCCAGTAGAGCTGCTCTGCCTTTGAAAGAACTGCAAGAGACGCTTGACAATTTGAGCTCCATGATTCGTGATGTAAATGAGCTCGTCCTGTATTTGGCGAGCTATCCTCGCCTGTGCAGCCAACCTTACAGCATGCATCTGCAGCTGGCCAACTGCATGTTTGGGTGCCAGATAGAAGCACAACTAGTCATCAACTTCCTGCTGAACACACAACCTCATGGTGCTGAAAAATTAGAGGTCCTGCCAATTGTTGGACCAAGATATGTTGGAAAGAGCACCCTTGTCGCTAATGTGTGCAAGGATGAAAGAGTATTTGGCCATTTCTCAAATATCTTATTTTTCCGCATCCATGGTTTCACAGATGATGAGGTAGCTACTTTCAGAGAAGGATGTGCAACAAAACTTCAAAATCACATGTCAGATTCGAACAAAGATGGAAGATTGCTAGTTGTTGTTGAGTTAGATGGGGATGTCAGTGAAGAAGCACTGAATAGGTTGTTTTCTGCTTCTAGACAGTATGTGCCAAGGGGTAGTAAAATCATACTTACAAGCCGGTTTGACAACATTGTAAAGTTTGGAACAACAAAGCCTTTGAATCTGAAGCACCCTTCCCGTGAGGCGTACTGGTATTTCTTCAAGACGCTGACATTCGGAAGCACAGATCCTGAGATGCATCCAAGGCTCACGCACCTGGCCATGGAGATAGCCAAGGTGCAGAGAAGTTGCTTCCTCGATGCGAGCATTGTTGCTCGTCTGCTAAGGGATAACTTTAATGGCTTATTCTGGTCCAAGGTTTTGGCCTTCTTTAGATGCTTCATCCAGCAGCGCGTATCAAGATTTGGTCAGCATCCATTTGATCTTTTGGGCGAGAACAGAATTGCACATATAGGTAGAATGGCTGCCCCTTCCGAAGACGTGGTGATTTATCATCAGCATCAACGCTCTTCAGAAGAGGAAGTTCCAAAGATAAGAATGGATGATGTGATATATGGAAGCGTTAAGCCCCATGGCAAATTTGAGGTCCTAGTATGGAAGTCTCAGATACCACCTTACTATAGCCACGTCTATACTTGTGAGATCCCGGCGATAAAAAACACAGGTGCCAAGCGGAAGCGTTCTATGGGAAGAGGAATGTAg
- the LOC120664596 gene encoding F-box protein At5g62510-like, with protein MDCPKRSTPAGLPYDAIVEILARLPARSVHRFKCVAKAWRDLIYDPLNRKKLPQTLEGFFIDQPIDEGSIVEHFDFLNLLPRSVPLDIDPRFSFLTTGLPEIEDLVFADSCNGLFLFHHVRMSDSFDMLGYIVCNPATKQWKTVPTCSCCPPITEFSQLYTFLAFDPAVSSHFHLIHIWKEDLDDDVEPLEDQMFVFWLCAYSSETGTWGQSQPDWNEQGQLEGWRHQGSLVDYKGPQHVYINGTMHLIVRDLDQHQDQIVALDVKGKTKRIITVPAAAEGKSWHFIGYIGQSQGCLHYINNGVDAHDPKESYELSIWVLRDYDTQEWVLKDTVSFMKLFGIMSCGKGRSDFFMVAIHQDCNVVFFLQPWNRLISYDMDSKEVSVIATFDHDLWDARIAPYTPCFSESMALTNKH; from the coding sequence ATGGATTGCCCCAAGCGGAGCACGCCGGCTGGCCTCCCCTACGACGCCATCGTCGAGATCCTCGCGCGTCTCCCCGCCAGGTCCGTCCACCGATTCAAGTGCGTCGCCAAGGCCTGGCGCGACCTCATCTACGACCCCCTCAACCGCAAGAAGCTCCCCCAAACCCTGGAAGGGTTCTTCATAGACCAGCCGATCGACGAAGGCAGCATCGTGGAACATTTCGATTTCCTCAACCTTTTGCCGAGATCCGTTCCTCTCGACATCGATCCTCGCTTCTCTTTCCTGACCACGGGGCTGCCCGAGATTGAGGATCTCGTCTTCGCGGATTCCTGCAATGGGCTCTTCCTCTTCCATCATGTCCGGATGTCAGACTCATTTGACATGTTGGGCTACATCGTGTGCAACCCGGCGACAAAGCAGTGGAAGACTGTGCCCACCTGCAGCTGCTGTCCACCAATAACAGAATTTTCACAGTTGTATACCTTTTTGGCTTTCGATCCAGCTGTCTCCTCTCATTTTCACTTGATCCACATCTGGAAAGAGGACTTGGATGACGACGTGGAGCCATTGGAGGATCAGATGTTTGTGTTCTGGTTGTGTGCCTACTCTTCTGAGACTGGGACATGGGGTCAGAGCCAACCTGACTGGAATGAACAAGGACAATTGGAAGGATGGCGCCATCAGGGCAGTCTAGTAGATTATAAGGGCCCTCAGCATGTCTATATTAATGGCACCATGCATTTGATTGTGCGTGATTTGGATCAACATCAAGATCAAATAGTTGCTCTAGATGTAAAAGGGAAGACAAAAAGGATAATCACAGTGCCAGCTGCAGCAGAGGGGAAGTCTTGGCATTTTATTGGTTATATTGGTCAATCCCAAGGGTGCCTGCATTACATCAATAATGGTGTTGATGCTCATGACCCTAAAGAAAGCTATGAACTGTCCATCTGGGTCCTTCGAGATTATGATACACAAGAATGGGTGTTGAAGGACACTGTGAGCTTTATGAAGCTCTTTGGAATAATGAGTTGCGGAAAGGGCAGGTCAGACTTCTTTATGGTTGCCATTCATCAAGATTGCAAtgtggttttctttcttcaaccCTGGAACCGACTAATATCATACGACATGGACAGCAAGGAAGTGAGTGTTATTGCCACTTTTGATCATGACCTTTGGGATGCAAGAATTGCTCCTTATACCCCCTGTTTCTCGGAGTCAATGGCACTCACAAACAAGCACTGA